Genomic window (Indicator indicator isolate 239-I01 chromosome 13, UM_Iind_1.1, whole genome shotgun sequence):
CCTGAACTGCTATGAACTGAAATCTGTGTGGGTGTTTGCACTTATTTTTCTGTAGGTATTTATGCCAGTGcaccaaaaaggaaaatacataaGTGCTTTCCCAGAAATGTGGAAAAGTACTGTTGCACAGCAGGTTAGAAATGTGGCTGTGGAAGAGTTAGTCAtgtggatttttattttctttcaacatTTGTTAATTGGAAAATTCACATTAATAATACTTTTCTGTTCAAATTCTAACGATCTATTCCATTTTATTCCCACTTGCTGTTAcctgtgctgctcttctcttaAATACCAGTTACTGAAAGAACATGTCATGGTGGATCTGGGTATTCAGTGGCTTTGGAGACTGGCtaagaaaaaatgaaggaatAGTGAAGATTTGGGAAGTCAGTGTCATTTTGTCTTGCCAACAGCCTTTCAAGGAAACTCTATTATTTAGTCTAACTCTTGATTGTCAAATCCTTGTATGTTTTGGAATGCCATCAGAAGAAATACTTGTGTTAGGCCAGCGTCAAGTCTTGCAAAGTGACATCAGGAGAAATCTAGTTAGGTTACCAAGAAACTCCTAACAGCACGTTGTGTTGAAACTAACTCTGTCACTGCACATAGCTTGTAACTGAGCAGATACTTGGGACTCCCATTGCCTATGGCAACTTCTGTAGATGTTCTAGTGCATAAAGGATTCACGCATGTTGCTTTGCTGCTATAGGAAGATAGCACAAGCAAGGTGGATTCTGGAGTAGAGGTTTTGGCATGTGTAGAAGGACATACACCTTCTACATTTTCAGCTGGATAAAAGCAGAACCTTAATGTAAAAGTTACCACGCACTTTGAGTACTTCCTGAAGGAAGATAGAGAAGGAGGTCGGTGTAATTACTATACTTCACCATGCTGTTTTGTGAGTTCACACACTAATTTTCATTCTCTATTCATTTCCTGACTGCTGGTAATTTTACTGGCTGCCATAAATGTGCAGGGAGCATGACGTTCGCTGCTTGCCTGAAAACCTGCCTTGTGTGCAATCTGGATCCATATTCATTACTGTCTTATTTTTATAGTCATGTTAGATCCATCCAGTCTGTGTCTGTAGTACAAAAAACAACTATTAAACCACCAAGGTTTTAAAGAGGCTTTATGGAACCAGCTTTGTCTTtctctatcatagaatcattttgtttggaggAGATctttatgatcatcaagtccagctgttaacccaaactgtgtccctcagcatcacatttcCACATCTCTTAattctctccagggatggtgattccaccacttcctttggcagcctgttccagggtttgacaaaCACtgtaaggaagaattttttcctaatattcgacctaaacttcctctgacaacttgaggccatttcctcttgtgctgttgCCTGTTACTTAGCAGAACACATTGACCCCCACATTGcttacaacatcctttcaggtacttgcagagagcaagaagatctcccctcagcctctatttctccaggctgagcaacctcagGCCCCTCAGATGCTTCTTGTATCTCAAATTAGCTCCTAGAATCAAAGAGATACTGAAGAACAGCAGGTATCATATATTTCTCTCAGTATCCTAATAGGCAGGCACAGGTGAAGTTCAGTTTTGAAGTTTATAACCTTTCAACCAATTGTTAATTTATCAGTAAGACTGCTAGCtgtgtttttttatttctccagaccTAAGATGATTATAGTCATGTGTggtaatttctttaaaaattctCTTTCAGGGGTTGTGCAGCACTTGAGAAATGGACAACTATTGCGAGAAATTTATATAAATAAACATAAACTGCTGCTGAGTGACTGGACAGCAAAGCAGCTCTACTTGGAGACAACAGGGAAAAGCCGAACCCTGCAGAGCGCTTTGGCACTCCTCTACAGTTTTTTGCCAGATTTTGActggaagaaaattaatatGAGGCATCAGTGGAGCACCATTTTCTGCTCTGGAAGCTGTGACTGTCCTATGCGAAACCACTACCTGGAAGAGGAGCAGCGCAGACAGTACAGTTTACGGGTGAAAAATGGTGATTTAGAGAAAATCTATGTGGATATGGCCAAGATTGTGGGCATTCCCACCAGGCAGTTGAGAGCTTCGAACCCAATAGATTCTCTCTTGTGCTATTTTTGCCACAACGTCAGTTTTCCGTGTACCAAAACTGGCTGCATTGGTATGGAACACTTCAAAGTCATCAAAAGACATCAGttggaggatgagagagaaagacaggaaaagaaacttTATTTCTTGTATGCACTGTTGGCTACTCATCCTCTCCTCAACCAGACTGTCAATCGGCTGCAGCGCATTGCAGAaggcaaaaaagaagaaatatttgttcTTTACTCTGCACATGACGTCACATTGTCACCTGTTCTTAGTGCCTTGGGCATTACAGAGGCCAGATTTCCTAGATTTGCTGCCAGGTTAGTTTTTGAGCTGTGGCAGGATGGGAAGAGACCCAAAGAATACTTCATCCGTATCCTGTATAACGGAGCCGATGTCACATTCCAGACCTCGTTTTGCAAGGACTATTATAAACGTTCCAGCAAGCCAATGTGCCCACTAGAAAAATTTGTCAGCTTTGTCAAGAGGGATATGTTCTTAATTTTTAACAGCACTAGTTACTATGATGCATGTCGCAGAAGGCCATTGTAGAGAAGCAAGGTGGAAAGCAAGCAAAGTTAATTTGTGTTATCAGTTGAAGTCTGTATTCTGGTTGAggcacagttcaggtttgttaTTTCTTGTACTTGGATATGTAAGTACAAAAGGATATTGCTTGAAACAGTCTTcaaatagttttattttcattcaggCTGCTGATGATCTCCCATATAAGAACAAGTACTGAGggagtgtctgtgtgtgtgctcacatATGCTGTGCTACCTGTAATGATAAATCCGTGGGCTACTGTAACCTGGATGTTGCTTGATGAAAAGTGAGAGAGGAGAGacttttgtttctctgtattTCAGAGCAATACTTGGATGACAGAACTTTAAAACCAAACCTgttctttcccccccacccccactatCTCACACTCATTTTAAGCAGTTTATATCAAGATCTTTATGAATTACAGGTAACTGCATTAAACTGTTTGTGAGGAATTCTAGAAGCTCCCTACTCAGAAGCATTTTAGTGTTTAGGGGCAGGTCTTTGAAACGAAGTGCATGTGTGCATACTTACTGAGCATGTCCAAATGACCCTGTGCCTTTTTAACCTCACAGACCTATATATACACCTGTCTGTTGTTGCCAGTGCCAGAGAAGGGTGTACTGGAAAATGGATACAAACCCCTCTTCTTTAGTCGCACTTTCAGCACTTTGAATAGTTCAGACACAGTCCAGAAATAAGTAAAAGCTTGTGACATTACAATAGATAACAAACACTAACGTTGCCACTAAACCTGAGTGAGAAGTTAGGATTAGAAATCAGTTTTATGGTGAAGTGTTGGCTCTTTCCTGTTGTGAACTTGTtcaagctgctgtgctgtggaatAAATCAGTGTTTTAGGAGTTCGAGATAGTGATTGCTTGAGACAGCTTGACTAAACACTACAAGAATTTTGTAGCTGAGTTAGTATTTTTATGGCCTAGGAAGCTCTTCTTTTGTAAGGTCAGACCTGTACATACTGCACTGTGTGTATTTATAACACAGTAGATCTTTCTTACTTCTTTAGTTAGTAAAGACTTGTGAAGCTCATTTTTAGACATTTTTCCCCTTGATCAGGATGCTTAGACTTAAGAATAAACTGTCTTTTATGGTGACTTGGTATGAGTAGATATGAGAACTTCAAACTGCTTTCATCTCTTTAGAAGAAGTAAATTGAGAACCAATTTTTTAATAGGACTAGGAATTTTGTAATGGTGAAGGTTTTTTACACCTCTAGGAATTATTTAGTCTGTGACTTGTGATTCAATGGTGCTAGCTCATCAAAGAAAACATAACTCAGCCTAAGTTCTCTGACTATTGGCATTCCACACTGTTTTCAGTGCTGCGTTTGAAAGCATTTCTTCAAATAAAATTTTGGGGACTCTTTGTATATTTCTGTGTTACGTTTTTTCTGacttttgttgctgtttgcaATAACAAGATCTGTTGGAGCATTGCTGTTTGGTGACCATTTGCAGGAATGTTGCTGAAAACATTATTAAGGGCATATCATTGGTGTTTCAAGTTAGAAAATGTGAACCCTTCATAGCACCTGTAAATGCCACTCGTGGTGTCTCCAAAAGCCTGTACTAGGAATAGCATCTCCTCTTGCATCTTTTGAAGACAGACCACAAAACtagtttgttttgattttcttcttcaaacagatgcccttttttttaaaaggtttggAGGTGCAGCCATGAGTTGGAGGAGATGTGGATTTGGACAGATTTCTCATTTGGCCTCAAAAAGCATCGAGACCCCAGATATTAATAGATGTTGTAGCTATTTTACGAACTTGTAGCTTAACTTTTTTGTAGAAAAGCAAAAGTGCACAGATTTTATGGGCTGTGTTCTGCTTGAAGTATTAAGCTGACTTGGTTAAGTTTGATGCCAGGAAATGTGTTCATCTGTACAGTCATGCATCAAGAAAAAGAGTGAGACAGATTGTCAAGGGTTAGGACTGGGCCAGCCACTAAACAAGTGGAAGATGGTCTCTAtgaacccctctcccttcccaaaggctGATGtgttgggaaagaaactaaaccatcTTTAATGGAGGTAAACTCATGTATAACAAGTTAGCATGAGATCCTTggattgaaggcagaagggacagagtccttcTCAGACACCAGGAGGAGCCATTGAAGatgaggcttgaccctggttatccctcagctttatactgagtATGACACCCATGGAATGGAATTCCTtgctggtcagtttagggtcacctgtcctatCCACTCCTCCCCAGCAAATGCCacctcctgcttgctgcctACAACAtggtacacaagatttagcagtgaccttgttCTGCACAGAAGCAAAGTCAaacaagagcctttctgcacctGATCTTCAGTAGTAACCCTAACCATCAGCattatcactgctagaagcagcccctgtcTGAGAACATGCTGTGAACTTCAGAATGTTGGAAATACTGAGCAGAAAAGTCAAAtcctgaacagaattagttctgttctaagTCATGCCAGGACACAGATGCAGAAATAACAGATTCTGTTAGTAGCTGCTGTTCCTCATGTTGCCCAGGAtgtcatacaatcatagaactgtcacaGGTTTGTCCTTTCTGAACATCTAATCGCAATTGATACTGTTGTGTTGAAGAATGATCCTGATAACGGTGATAATAGTAAACATAAACTATTACTGTCCTCTAACCAGAGTTCTCTTTATGCTTAGAGAGGTACAAGAACTGGTATTTCCTTCCttatttcccttctctctgcctttccttcatTGTTATCTGTAATCTTACATTGTGTTTTAGAAGAGTAGAGGAGTGGATGTAGGAATACTTCATGCTCTTGCCATCCTTGTTCATACCAAGCACTCCCCTGGTTGTCAACTGCTTACTCCATGGTGTCTGAATAACATcaacaaaatgtttttcaagAAAGTTactgtggtgctgagcaacTTGAAAAGAACATACAGTATGTAAATAGAGGACCACATGCTGAATATAATGCTTGGGTAGAGAAATGTATAAGAAAAGAGGTGTGGCCATAAGGGAATGGAACAAGGCAAAAGGAGGACTGCACTTAATAGTTGTTGAGGTCTTGTGTGTGTTAGTTTTTCTTGTAGCATTCAGTCTGTAACAGTCAGGGCCAGGTTGTGTAGTATAATGAAAAGGCACCTACAGTATTTTGACTGTTTCCAGTTGTTGTGcttcctggagactttcatCTTTCTTCTGAAGAAGAACAGTTAATGTGAAAATTAACAGGCAAGtaacttttcccctttttagGGTAAATACAGATCTTGCAGTGTATCCTTAGGGTTTGCTTACTTCAAACAGATGGATACTATGCTGTTAATGAAACTGCTTCAGAGCTCCAACAAGAATAAAAATGATATTTCAGTGTCTCTGCTGTCCAGACagctttgaacatctccaagagCATAggccccaccacctctcttcacaaTCTGTACCAGTCCTCAGTCACCTTTGCAGTGAAAAAACAGCAACTTTCTTTTATAttcaagtggaacctcctgtgcttcatTTTGTGCTCGCTGCCCCTTCTCTTGTCACTGAGCAGTGCTGCAAAGATCCCTGTTAtttacaacctcccttcagatatttatacacgcTCATGAGATTACTCCTTAGCCACCTCTACTctggactaaacagccccagctctctcagcccagCCTCATGTAAAAGACACTCCAGTCACTTAATCATCATGGTGAGCATCTCCACTACATTTATCTCTCTTGTACTGTCATAATAAATAGCACAGTAGCTGTTTCACCCCAAATAGCTTTCCACTATGATCAGGTCAGTGGAAAGAACCTGGATTGAGGTATTTAAGGAAAATCTGGAGCAAGATTTTCAAAGGAACAGGGGGGTCAGACTCTTCCTATTACTTAGATGGCTGAAGATGCATATCAGTTATAGCAAAAGgtatcttttaatatttttgtccTAATGCTAtaaatgttcctttttttcctgtagtagTGAGTGAACAAGAACTAATTTACAAAGTTGCTAGCACCTGCTTACCTATGTGTCTGAGGGTCACTGCCTGGGCACTACCAAATCAGTAAGATAACTCTGCCCCCTCCCAACTCAAACTAATTATTCTTATATGTGTGCATGGTTCATTAAGAAAGGCTTTTCTCTTCTAAGCCACATACTCAGAGAATCTGCAGTACTGAAAGAACTGATGTAtttctggtgctgctggaagaaCTTCAAGAGTTGCAGAGCTGAGATCCTTCTTGCAAACCTCTGACTTGGCTGTGGTGACAAAATTATAAGCAAATGGCATTATCAAACTTGAATAATTATTAGGTTATAAAGTTGGACCTAATTTATGATGCAATTTGTGAGTGGATTTCTACATGGACTAAAGTAATAATTACTTAACTGAAAGAGGAACTGGTGTGAATTCAGTTACTGTGGAATGGATGAATACCCTTTCTATAGAGAATCTCTGATGAGACCAACAAACTTGGGAAACATTGACTTGTGCAGCTGCACAGTTTACTCAAATGATAGAACGGAAATGAAAAGCTTCTGCTTCAAGAAATGCTGTTGGAGAGACTGGTTTTGCCTTGAAATTGAGGTAGGAGAGGGACATTTTGTTTGTGTGATGTTTAAACATTTTGAGTTCTTGTAGTAtgatttgttttttccccttcatcaAATTCAGCCTATTTTTCAGTGCAGTGCTGATGTACAGTCTCACTCCGATTTGTTTCAGTTCTGGTATGTATAATGGCTTTAGTTTCAAATGCTCTTACCAACATTATGAATGCCAAACACCTTGGTTTCAGCTGTTGTGT
Coding sequences:
- the PXYLP1 gene encoding 2-phosphoxylose phosphatase 1 isoform X1; the encoded protein is MLFRNRFLILLALAALLAFLSLSLQFLHLIPVNPIREDGLNPKSRKRIMPDLLTEPPAIDPLYEARVYCNIPTIAERSMEGHAPHYFKLVSVQVLIRHGDRYPLYAIPKTKRPDIDCMLVPSRKPSHPQLEAFIKHMSKGSAARLDGSLSSLPRYPSHSLCEMGELTQTGVVQHLRNGQLLREIYINKHKLLLSDWTAKQLYLETTGKSRTLQSALALLYSFLPDFDWKKINMRHQWSTIFCSGSCDCPMRNHYLEEEQRRQYSLRVKNGDLEKIYVDMAKIVGIPTRQLRASNPIDSLLCYFCHNVSFPCTKTGCIGMEHFKVIKRHQLEDERERQEKKLYFLYALLATHPLLNQTVNRLQRIAEGKKEEIFVLYSAHDVTLSPVLSALGITEARFPRFAARLVFELWQDGKRPKEYFIRILYNGADVTFQTSFCKDYYKRSSKPMCPLEKFVSFVKRDMFLIFNSTSYYDACRRRPL
- the PXYLP1 gene encoding 2-phosphoxylose phosphatase 1 isoform X2 is translated as MFLLLVHLIPVNPIREDGLNPKSRKRIMPDLLTEPPAIDPLYEARVYCNIPTIAERSMEGHAPHYFKLVSVQVLIRHGDRYPLYAIPKTKRPDIDCMLVPSRKPSHPQLEAFIKHMSKGSAARLDGSLSSLPRYPSHSLCEMGELTQTGVVQHLRNGQLLREIYINKHKLLLSDWTAKQLYLETTGKSRTLQSALALLYSFLPDFDWKKINMRHQWSTIFCSGSCDCPMRNHYLEEEQRRQYSLRVKNGDLEKIYVDMAKIVGIPTRQLRASNPIDSLLCYFCHNVSFPCTKTGCIGMEHFKVIKRHQLEDERERQEKKLYFLYALLATHPLLNQTVNRLQRIAEGKKEEIFVLYSAHDVTLSPVLSALGITEARFPRFAARLVFELWQDGKRPKEYFIRILYNGADVTFQTSFCKDYYKRSSKPMCPLEKFVSFVKRDMFLIFNSTSYYDACRRRPL